The Castor canadensis chromosome 8, mCasCan1.hap1v2, whole genome shotgun sequence genome contains a region encoding:
- the Tfap2a gene encoding transcription factor AP-2-alpha isoform X8 gives MRRQVATQLFMTRTVTTAPATGRHGCPSWALLNPLHAQPQPQHPGWPGQRQSQESGLLHTHRGLPHQLSGLDPRRDYRRHEDLLHGPHGLGSGLGDLPIHSLPHAIEDVPHVEDPGINIPDQTVIKKGPVSLSKSNSNAVSAIPINKDNLFGGVVNPNEVFCSVPGRLSLLSSTSKYKVTVAEVQRRLSPPECLNASLLGGVLRRAKSKNGGRSLREKLDKIGLNLPAGRRKAANVTLLTSLVEGEAVHLARDFGYVCETEFPAKAVAEFLNRQHSDPNEQVTRKNMLLATKQICKEFTDLLAQDRSPLGNSRPNPILEPGIQSCLTHFNLISHGFGSPAVCAAVTALQNYLTEALKAMDKMYLSNNPNSHTDNSAKSSDKEEKHRK, from the exons ATGCGTCGGCAGGTAGCAACCCAGCTCTTTATGACCAG gACCGTCACGACGGCACCAGCAACGGGACGGCACGGTTGCCCCAGCTGGGCACT CCTGAACCCCCTGCACGCCCAGCCGCAGCCGCAGCATCCGGGCTGGCCCGGccagaggcagagccaggagtcTGGGCTCCTGCACACGCACCGGGGGCTGCCCCACCAGCTGTCGGGCCTGGATCCTCGAAGGGACTACCGGCGGCACGAGGACCTCTTGCACGGCCCACACGGGCTCGGCTCCGGACTCGGAGACCTCCCGATCCACTCCTTACCTCATGCCATCGAGGATGTCCCG CATGTAGAAGACCCGGGTATTAACATCCCAGATCAAACTGTAATTAAGAAAG GCCCCGTGTCCCTGTCCAAGTCCAACAGCAACGCCGTCTCAGCCATCCCTATTAACAAGGACAACCTCTTCGGCGGCGTAGTGAACCCCAACGAAGTCTTCTGTTCAGTTCCGGGTCGCCTCTCGCTCCTCAGCTCCACCTCGAAGTACAAGGTCACGGTGGCGGAAGTGCAGCGGCGCCTCTCACCGCCGGAGTGTCTCAACGCGTCGCTGCTAGGCGGAGTGCTCCGGAG GGCGAAGTCTAAAAATGGAGGAAGATCTTTAAGAGAAAAACTGGACAAAATAGGATTAAATCTGCCAGCAGGGAGACGTAAAGCTGCCAACGTTACCCTGCTTACATCACTAGTGGAGG GAGAAGCCGTCCACCTAGCCAGGGACTTTGGGTACGTGTGTGAAACCGAATTTCCTGCCAAAGCAGTAGCTGAATTTCTCAACCGACAACATTCCGATCCCAATGAGCAAGTGACAAGAAAAAACATGCTCCTGGCTACAAA ACAGATATGCAAAGAGTTCACCGACCTGCTGGCCCAGGACCGATCTCCCCTGGGGAACTCGCGGCCCAACCCCATCCTGGAGCCCGGCATCCAGAGCTGCTTGACTCACTTCAACCTCATCTCCCACGGCTTCGGCAGCCCGGCAGTGTGCGCCGCGGTCACGGCCCTGCAGAACTATCTCACCGAGGCCCTCAAGGCCATGGACAAAATGTACCTCAGCAACAACCCCAACAGCCACACGGACAACAGCGCCAAAAGCAGTGACAAAGAAGAGAAACACAGAAAGTGA
- the Tfap2a gene encoding transcription factor AP-2-alpha isoform X7 yields MPGGDPSPGASSCDVHTCQNGGLAGPSRRHQQRDGTVAPAGHCSLNPLHAQPQPQHPGWPGQRQSQESGLLHTHRGLPHQLSGLDPRRDYRRHEDLLHGPHGLGSGLGDLPIHSLPHAIEDVPHVEDPGINIPDQTVIKKGPVSLSKSNSNAVSAIPINKDNLFGGVVNPNEVFCSVPGRLSLLSSTSKYKVTVAEVQRRLSPPECLNASLLGGVLRRAKSKNGGRSLREKLDKIGLNLPAGRRKAANVTLLTSLVEGEAVHLARDFGYVCETEFPAKAVAEFLNRQHSDPNEQVTRKNMLLATKQICKEFTDLLAQDRSPLGNSRPNPILEPGIQSCLTHFNLISHGFGSPAVCAAVTALQNYLTEALKAMDKMYLSNNPNSHTDNSAKSSDKEEKHRK; encoded by the exons ATGCCCGGCGGGGACCCGTCGCCAGGAGCGTCGAGCTGCGATGTCCATACTTGCCAAAATGGGGGACTGGCAG gACCGTCACGACGGCACCAGCAACGGGACGGCACGGTTGCCCCAGCTGGGCACTGTAG CCTGAACCCCCTGCACGCCCAGCCGCAGCCGCAGCATCCGGGCTGGCCCGGccagaggcagagccaggagtcTGGGCTCCTGCACACGCACCGGGGGCTGCCCCACCAGCTGTCGGGCCTGGATCCTCGAAGGGACTACCGGCGGCACGAGGACCTCTTGCACGGCCCACACGGGCTCGGCTCCGGACTCGGAGACCTCCCGATCCACTCCTTACCTCATGCCATCGAGGATGTCCCG CATGTAGAAGACCCGGGTATTAACATCCCAGATCAAACTGTAATTAAGAAAG GCCCCGTGTCCCTGTCCAAGTCCAACAGCAACGCCGTCTCAGCCATCCCTATTAACAAGGACAACCTCTTCGGCGGCGTAGTGAACCCCAACGAAGTCTTCTGTTCAGTTCCGGGTCGCCTCTCGCTCCTCAGCTCCACCTCGAAGTACAAGGTCACGGTGGCGGAAGTGCAGCGGCGCCTCTCACCGCCGGAGTGTCTCAACGCGTCGCTGCTAGGCGGAGTGCTCCGGAG GGCGAAGTCTAAAAATGGAGGAAGATCTTTAAGAGAAAAACTGGACAAAATAGGATTAAATCTGCCAGCAGGGAGACGTAAAGCTGCCAACGTTACCCTGCTTACATCACTAGTGGAGG GAGAAGCCGTCCACCTAGCCAGGGACTTTGGGTACGTGTGTGAAACCGAATTTCCTGCCAAAGCAGTAGCTGAATTTCTCAACCGACAACATTCCGATCCCAATGAGCAAGTGACAAGAAAAAACATGCTCCTGGCTACAAA ACAGATATGCAAAGAGTTCACCGACCTGCTGGCCCAGGACCGATCTCCCCTGGGGAACTCGCGGCCCAACCCCATCCTGGAGCCCGGCATCCAGAGCTGCTTGACTCACTTCAACCTCATCTCCCACGGCTTCGGCAGCCCGGCAGTGTGCGCCGCGGTCACGGCCCTGCAGAACTATCTCACCGAGGCCCTCAAGGCCATGGACAAAATGTACCTCAGCAACAACCCCAACAGCCACACGGACAACAGCGCCAAAAGCAGTGACAAAGAAGAGAAACACAGAAAGTGA
- the Tfap2a gene encoding transcription factor AP-2-alpha isoform X4, translating to MSILAKMGDWQDRHDGTSNGTARLPQLGTVGQSPYTSAPPLSHTPNADFQPPYFPPPYQPIYPQSQDPYSHVNDPYSLNPLHAQPQPQHPGWPGQRQSQESGLLHTHRGLPHQLSGLDPRRDYRRHEDLLHGPHGLGSGLGDLPIHSLPHAIEDVPHVEDPGINIPDQTVIKKGPVSLSKSNSNAVSAIPINKDNLFGGVVNPNEVFCSVPGRLSLLSSTSKYKVTVAEVQRRLSPPECLNASLLGGVLRRAKSKNGGRSLREKLDKIGLNLPAGRRKAANVTLLTSLVEGEAVHLARDFGYVCETEFPAKAVAEFLNRQHSDPNEQVTRKNMLLATKQICKEFTDLLAQDRSPLGNSRPNPILEPGIQSCLTHFNLISHGFGSPAVCAAVTALQNYLTEALKAMDKMYLSNNPNSHTDNSAKSSDKEEKHRK from the exons ATGTCCATACTTGCCAAAATGGGGGACTGGCAG gACCGTCACGACGGCACCAGCAACGGGACGGCACGGTTGCCCCAGCTGGGCACTGTAGGTCAATCTCCCTACACGAGCGCCCCGCCGCTGTCCCACACCCCTAATGCCGACTTTCAGCCCCCCTACTTCCCCCCGCCCTACCAGCCTATCTACCCCCAGTCGCAAGATCCTTACTCCCACGTCAACGACCCCTACAGCCTGAACCCCCTGCACGCCCAGCCGCAGCCGCAGCATCCGGGCTGGCCCGGccagaggcagagccaggagtcTGGGCTCCTGCACACGCACCGGGGGCTGCCCCACCAGCTGTCGGGCCTGGATCCTCGAAGGGACTACCGGCGGCACGAGGACCTCTTGCACGGCCCACACGGGCTCGGCTCCGGACTCGGAGACCTCCCGATCCACTCCTTACCTCATGCCATCGAGGATGTCCCG CATGTAGAAGACCCGGGTATTAACATCCCAGATCAAACTGTAATTAAGAAAG GCCCCGTGTCCCTGTCCAAGTCCAACAGCAACGCCGTCTCAGCCATCCCTATTAACAAGGACAACCTCTTCGGCGGCGTAGTGAACCCCAACGAAGTCTTCTGTTCAGTTCCGGGTCGCCTCTCGCTCCTCAGCTCCACCTCGAAGTACAAGGTCACGGTGGCGGAAGTGCAGCGGCGCCTCTCACCGCCGGAGTGTCTCAACGCGTCGCTGCTAGGCGGAGTGCTCCGGAG GGCGAAGTCTAAAAATGGAGGAAGATCTTTAAGAGAAAAACTGGACAAAATAGGATTAAATCTGCCAGCAGGGAGACGTAAAGCTGCCAACGTTACCCTGCTTACATCACTAGTGGAGG GAGAAGCCGTCCACCTAGCCAGGGACTTTGGGTACGTGTGTGAAACCGAATTTCCTGCCAAAGCAGTAGCTGAATTTCTCAACCGACAACATTCCGATCCCAATGAGCAAGTGACAAGAAAAAACATGCTCCTGGCTACAAA ACAGATATGCAAAGAGTTCACCGACCTGCTGGCCCAGGACCGATCTCCCCTGGGGAACTCGCGGCCCAACCCCATCCTGGAGCCCGGCATCCAGAGCTGCTTGACTCACTTCAACCTCATCTCCCACGGCTTCGGCAGCCCGGCAGTGTGCGCCGCGGTCACGGCCCTGCAGAACTATCTCACCGAGGCCCTCAAGGCCATGGACAAAATGTACCTCAGCAACAACCCCAACAGCCACACGGACAACAGCGCCAAAAGCAGTGACAAAGAAGAGAAACACAGAAAGTGA
- the Tfap2a gene encoding transcription factor AP-2-alpha isoform X3 → MKMLWKLTDNIKYEDCEDRHDGTSNGTARLPQLGTVGQSPYTSAPPLSHTPNADFQPPYFPPPYQPIYPQSQDPYSHVNDPYSLNPLHAQPQPQHPGWPGQRQSQESGLLHTHRGLPHQLSGLDPRRDYRRHEDLLHGPHGLGSGLGDLPIHSLPHAIEDVPHVEDPGINIPDQTVIKKGPVSLSKSNSNAVSAIPINKDNLFGGVVNPNEVFCSVPGRLSLLSSTSKYKVTVAEVQRRLSPPECLNASLLGGVLRRAKSKNGGRSLREKLDKIGLNLPAGRRKAANVTLLTSLVEGEAVHLARDFGYVCETEFPAKAVAEFLNRQHSDPNEQVTRKNMLLATKQICKEFTDLLAQDRSPLGNSRPNPILEPGIQSCLTHFNLISHGFGSPAVCAAVTALQNYLTEALKAMDKMYLSNNPNSHTDNSAKSSDKEEKHRK, encoded by the exons ATGAAAATGCTTTGGAAACTGACGGACAATATCAAGTACGAGGATTGCGAG gACCGTCACGACGGCACCAGCAACGGGACGGCACGGTTGCCCCAGCTGGGCACTGTAGGTCAATCTCCCTACACGAGCGCCCCGCCGCTGTCCCACACCCCTAATGCCGACTTTCAGCCCCCCTACTTCCCCCCGCCCTACCAGCCTATCTACCCCCAGTCGCAAGATCCTTACTCCCACGTCAACGACCCCTACAGCCTGAACCCCCTGCACGCCCAGCCGCAGCCGCAGCATCCGGGCTGGCCCGGccagaggcagagccaggagtcTGGGCTCCTGCACACGCACCGGGGGCTGCCCCACCAGCTGTCGGGCCTGGATCCTCGAAGGGACTACCGGCGGCACGAGGACCTCTTGCACGGCCCACACGGGCTCGGCTCCGGACTCGGAGACCTCCCGATCCACTCCTTACCTCATGCCATCGAGGATGTCCCG CATGTAGAAGACCCGGGTATTAACATCCCAGATCAAACTGTAATTAAGAAAG GCCCCGTGTCCCTGTCCAAGTCCAACAGCAACGCCGTCTCAGCCATCCCTATTAACAAGGACAACCTCTTCGGCGGCGTAGTGAACCCCAACGAAGTCTTCTGTTCAGTTCCGGGTCGCCTCTCGCTCCTCAGCTCCACCTCGAAGTACAAGGTCACGGTGGCGGAAGTGCAGCGGCGCCTCTCACCGCCGGAGTGTCTCAACGCGTCGCTGCTAGGCGGAGTGCTCCGGAG GGCGAAGTCTAAAAATGGAGGAAGATCTTTAAGAGAAAAACTGGACAAAATAGGATTAAATCTGCCAGCAGGGAGACGTAAAGCTGCCAACGTTACCCTGCTTACATCACTAGTGGAGG GAGAAGCCGTCCACCTAGCCAGGGACTTTGGGTACGTGTGTGAAACCGAATTTCCTGCCAAAGCAGTAGCTGAATTTCTCAACCGACAACATTCCGATCCCAATGAGCAAGTGACAAGAAAAAACATGCTCCTGGCTACAAA ACAGATATGCAAAGAGTTCACCGACCTGCTGGCCCAGGACCGATCTCCCCTGGGGAACTCGCGGCCCAACCCCATCCTGGAGCCCGGCATCCAGAGCTGCTTGACTCACTTCAACCTCATCTCCCACGGCTTCGGCAGCCCGGCAGTGTGCGCCGCGGTCACGGCCCTGCAGAACTATCTCACCGAGGCCCTCAAGGCCATGGACAAAATGTACCTCAGCAACAACCCCAACAGCCACACGGACAACAGCGCCAAAAGCAGTGACAAAGAAGAGAAACACAGAAAGTGA
- the Tfap2a gene encoding transcription factor AP-2-alpha isoform X2 — protein MKMLWKLTDNIKYEDCEPAAKCGWDKLSPALRPPLRFARRTWRRSWRRKTWKDRHDGTSNGTARLPQLGTVGQSPYTSAPPLSHTPNADFQPPYFPPPYQPIYPQSQDPYSHVNDPYSLNPLHAQPQPQHPGWPGQRQSQESGLLHTHRGLPHQLSGLDPRRDYRRHEDLLHGPHGLGSGLGDLPIHSLPHAIEDVPHVEDPGINIPDQTVIKKGPVSLSKSNSNAVSAIPINKDNLFGGVVNPNEVFCSVPGRLSLLSSTSKYKVTVAEVQRRLSPPECLNASLLGGVLRRAKSKNGGRSLREKLDKIGLNLPAGRRKAANVTLLTSLVEGEAVHLARDFGYVCETEFPAKAVAEFLNRQHSDPNEQVTRKNMLLATKQICKEFTDLLAQDRSPLGNSRPNPILEPGIQSCLTHFNLISHGFGSPAVCAAVTALQNYLTEALKAMDKMYLSNNPNSHTDNSAKSSDKEEKHRK, from the exons ATGAAAATGCTTTGGAAACTGACGGACAATATCAAGTACGAGGATTGCGAG CCAGCTGCGAAATGCGGGTGGGACAAACTTTCACCAGCGCTGCGCCCGCCCCTCCGATTCGCCCGAAGAACGTGGAGGAGAAGCTGGAGAAGGAAGACGTGGAAG gACCGTCACGACGGCACCAGCAACGGGACGGCACGGTTGCCCCAGCTGGGCACTGTAGGTCAATCTCCCTACACGAGCGCCCCGCCGCTGTCCCACACCCCTAATGCCGACTTTCAGCCCCCCTACTTCCCCCCGCCCTACCAGCCTATCTACCCCCAGTCGCAAGATCCTTACTCCCACGTCAACGACCCCTACAGCCTGAACCCCCTGCACGCCCAGCCGCAGCCGCAGCATCCGGGCTGGCCCGGccagaggcagagccaggagtcTGGGCTCCTGCACACGCACCGGGGGCTGCCCCACCAGCTGTCGGGCCTGGATCCTCGAAGGGACTACCGGCGGCACGAGGACCTCTTGCACGGCCCACACGGGCTCGGCTCCGGACTCGGAGACCTCCCGATCCACTCCTTACCTCATGCCATCGAGGATGTCCCG CATGTAGAAGACCCGGGTATTAACATCCCAGATCAAACTGTAATTAAGAAAG GCCCCGTGTCCCTGTCCAAGTCCAACAGCAACGCCGTCTCAGCCATCCCTATTAACAAGGACAACCTCTTCGGCGGCGTAGTGAACCCCAACGAAGTCTTCTGTTCAGTTCCGGGTCGCCTCTCGCTCCTCAGCTCCACCTCGAAGTACAAGGTCACGGTGGCGGAAGTGCAGCGGCGCCTCTCACCGCCGGAGTGTCTCAACGCGTCGCTGCTAGGCGGAGTGCTCCGGAG GGCGAAGTCTAAAAATGGAGGAAGATCTTTAAGAGAAAAACTGGACAAAATAGGATTAAATCTGCCAGCAGGGAGACGTAAAGCTGCCAACGTTACCCTGCTTACATCACTAGTGGAGG GAGAAGCCGTCCACCTAGCCAGGGACTTTGGGTACGTGTGTGAAACCGAATTTCCTGCCAAAGCAGTAGCTGAATTTCTCAACCGACAACATTCCGATCCCAATGAGCAAGTGACAAGAAAAAACATGCTCCTGGCTACAAA ACAGATATGCAAAGAGTTCACCGACCTGCTGGCCCAGGACCGATCTCCCCTGGGGAACTCGCGGCCCAACCCCATCCTGGAGCCCGGCATCCAGAGCTGCTTGACTCACTTCAACCTCATCTCCCACGGCTTCGGCAGCCCGGCAGTGTGCGCCGCGGTCACGGCCCTGCAGAACTATCTCACCGAGGCCCTCAAGGCCATGGACAAAATGTACCTCAGCAACAACCCCAACAGCCACACGGACAACAGCGCCAAAAGCAGTGACAAAGAAGAGAAACACAGAAAGTGA
- the Tfap2a gene encoding transcription factor AP-2-alpha isoform X6 codes for MRVGQTFTSAAPAPPIRPKNVEEKLEKEDVEGPSRRHQQRDGTVAPAGHCSLNPLHAQPQPQHPGWPGQRQSQESGLLHTHRGLPHQLSGLDPRRDYRRHEDLLHGPHGLGSGLGDLPIHSLPHAIEDVPHVEDPGINIPDQTVIKKGPVSLSKSNSNAVSAIPINKDNLFGGVVNPNEVFCSVPGRLSLLSSTSKYKVTVAEVQRRLSPPECLNASLLGGVLRRAKSKNGGRSLREKLDKIGLNLPAGRRKAANVTLLTSLVEGEAVHLARDFGYVCETEFPAKAVAEFLNRQHSDPNEQVTRKNMLLATKQICKEFTDLLAQDRSPLGNSRPNPILEPGIQSCLTHFNLISHGFGSPAVCAAVTALQNYLTEALKAMDKMYLSNNPNSHTDNSAKSSDKEEKHRK; via the exons ATGCGGGTGGGACAAACTTTCACCAGCGCTGCGCCCGCCCCTCCGATTCGCCCGAAGAACGTGGAGGAGAAGCTGGAGAAGGAAGACGTGGAAG gACCGTCACGACGGCACCAGCAACGGGACGGCACGGTTGCCCCAGCTGGGCACTGTAG CCTGAACCCCCTGCACGCCCAGCCGCAGCCGCAGCATCCGGGCTGGCCCGGccagaggcagagccaggagtcTGGGCTCCTGCACACGCACCGGGGGCTGCCCCACCAGCTGTCGGGCCTGGATCCTCGAAGGGACTACCGGCGGCACGAGGACCTCTTGCACGGCCCACACGGGCTCGGCTCCGGACTCGGAGACCTCCCGATCCACTCCTTACCTCATGCCATCGAGGATGTCCCG CATGTAGAAGACCCGGGTATTAACATCCCAGATCAAACTGTAATTAAGAAAG GCCCCGTGTCCCTGTCCAAGTCCAACAGCAACGCCGTCTCAGCCATCCCTATTAACAAGGACAACCTCTTCGGCGGCGTAGTGAACCCCAACGAAGTCTTCTGTTCAGTTCCGGGTCGCCTCTCGCTCCTCAGCTCCACCTCGAAGTACAAGGTCACGGTGGCGGAAGTGCAGCGGCGCCTCTCACCGCCGGAGTGTCTCAACGCGTCGCTGCTAGGCGGAGTGCTCCGGAG GGCGAAGTCTAAAAATGGAGGAAGATCTTTAAGAGAAAAACTGGACAAAATAGGATTAAATCTGCCAGCAGGGAGACGTAAAGCTGCCAACGTTACCCTGCTTACATCACTAGTGGAGG GAGAAGCCGTCCACCTAGCCAGGGACTTTGGGTACGTGTGTGAAACCGAATTTCCTGCCAAAGCAGTAGCTGAATTTCTCAACCGACAACATTCCGATCCCAATGAGCAAGTGACAAGAAAAAACATGCTCCTGGCTACAAA ACAGATATGCAAAGAGTTCACCGACCTGCTGGCCCAGGACCGATCTCCCCTGGGGAACTCGCGGCCCAACCCCATCCTGGAGCCCGGCATCCAGAGCTGCTTGACTCACTTCAACCTCATCTCCCACGGCTTCGGCAGCCCGGCAGTGTGCGCCGCGGTCACGGCCCTGCAGAACTATCTCACCGAGGCCCTCAAGGCCATGGACAAAATGTACCTCAGCAACAACCCCAACAGCCACACGGACAACAGCGCCAAAAGCAGTGACAAAGAAGAGAAACACAGAAAGTGA
- the Tfap2a gene encoding transcription factor AP-2-alpha isoform X1, whose product MEEPRGSGQPSPESQAPLRSREARGRRGPGSASGSENRMNAGTRSLSAPARYARPPPHPEDRHDGTSNGTARLPQLGTVGQSPYTSAPPLSHTPNADFQPPYFPPPYQPIYPQSQDPYSHVNDPYSLNPLHAQPQPQHPGWPGQRQSQESGLLHTHRGLPHQLSGLDPRRDYRRHEDLLHGPHGLGSGLGDLPIHSLPHAIEDVPHVEDPGINIPDQTVIKKGPVSLSKSNSNAVSAIPINKDNLFGGVVNPNEVFCSVPGRLSLLSSTSKYKVTVAEVQRRLSPPECLNASLLGGVLRRAKSKNGGRSLREKLDKIGLNLPAGRRKAANVTLLTSLVEGEAVHLARDFGYVCETEFPAKAVAEFLNRQHSDPNEQVTRKNMLLATKQICKEFTDLLAQDRSPLGNSRPNPILEPGIQSCLTHFNLISHGFGSPAVCAAVTALQNYLTEALKAMDKMYLSNNPNSHTDNSAKSSDKEEKHRK is encoded by the exons ATGGAGGAGCCGCGCGGCAGCGGGCAGCCGAGTCCAGAGTCCCAGGCCCCGCTGCGGAGCAGGGAAGCCCGCGGCCGGAGAGGACCGGGAAGCGCCTCCGGATCGGAGAACCGGATGAACGCCGGGACGCGGTCTCTGTCAGCTCCGGCCCGCTACGCGCGACCCCCGCCACATCCCGAG gACCGTCACGACGGCACCAGCAACGGGACGGCACGGTTGCCCCAGCTGGGCACTGTAGGTCAATCTCCCTACACGAGCGCCCCGCCGCTGTCCCACACCCCTAATGCCGACTTTCAGCCCCCCTACTTCCCCCCGCCCTACCAGCCTATCTACCCCCAGTCGCAAGATCCTTACTCCCACGTCAACGACCCCTACAGCCTGAACCCCCTGCACGCCCAGCCGCAGCCGCAGCATCCGGGCTGGCCCGGccagaggcagagccaggagtcTGGGCTCCTGCACACGCACCGGGGGCTGCCCCACCAGCTGTCGGGCCTGGATCCTCGAAGGGACTACCGGCGGCACGAGGACCTCTTGCACGGCCCACACGGGCTCGGCTCCGGACTCGGAGACCTCCCGATCCACTCCTTACCTCATGCCATCGAGGATGTCCCG CATGTAGAAGACCCGGGTATTAACATCCCAGATCAAACTGTAATTAAGAAAG GCCCCGTGTCCCTGTCCAAGTCCAACAGCAACGCCGTCTCAGCCATCCCTATTAACAAGGACAACCTCTTCGGCGGCGTAGTGAACCCCAACGAAGTCTTCTGTTCAGTTCCGGGTCGCCTCTCGCTCCTCAGCTCCACCTCGAAGTACAAGGTCACGGTGGCGGAAGTGCAGCGGCGCCTCTCACCGCCGGAGTGTCTCAACGCGTCGCTGCTAGGCGGAGTGCTCCGGAG GGCGAAGTCTAAAAATGGAGGAAGATCTTTAAGAGAAAAACTGGACAAAATAGGATTAAATCTGCCAGCAGGGAGACGTAAAGCTGCCAACGTTACCCTGCTTACATCACTAGTGGAGG GAGAAGCCGTCCACCTAGCCAGGGACTTTGGGTACGTGTGTGAAACCGAATTTCCTGCCAAAGCAGTAGCTGAATTTCTCAACCGACAACATTCCGATCCCAATGAGCAAGTGACAAGAAAAAACATGCTCCTGGCTACAAA ACAGATATGCAAAGAGTTCACCGACCTGCTGGCCCAGGACCGATCTCCCCTGGGGAACTCGCGGCCCAACCCCATCCTGGAGCCCGGCATCCAGAGCTGCTTGACTCACTTCAACCTCATCTCCCACGGCTTCGGCAGCCCGGCAGTGTGCGCCGCGGTCACGGCCCTGCAGAACTATCTCACCGAGGCCCTCAAGGCCATGGACAAAATGTACCTCAGCAACAACCCCAACAGCCACACGGACAACAGCGCCAAAAGCAGTGACAAAGAAGAGAAACACAGAAAGTGA
- the Tfap2a gene encoding transcription factor AP-2-alpha isoform X5, whose translation MLVHSFSAMDRHDGTSNGTARLPQLGTVGQSPYTSAPPLSHTPNADFQPPYFPPPYQPIYPQSQDPYSHVNDPYSLNPLHAQPQPQHPGWPGQRQSQESGLLHTHRGLPHQLSGLDPRRDYRRHEDLLHGPHGLGSGLGDLPIHSLPHAIEDVPHVEDPGINIPDQTVIKKGPVSLSKSNSNAVSAIPINKDNLFGGVVNPNEVFCSVPGRLSLLSSTSKYKVTVAEVQRRLSPPECLNASLLGGVLRRAKSKNGGRSLREKLDKIGLNLPAGRRKAANVTLLTSLVEGEAVHLARDFGYVCETEFPAKAVAEFLNRQHSDPNEQVTRKNMLLATKQICKEFTDLLAQDRSPLGNSRPNPILEPGIQSCLTHFNLISHGFGSPAVCAAVTALQNYLTEALKAMDKMYLSNNPNSHTDNSAKSSDKEEKHRK comes from the exons ATGTTAGTTCACAGTTTTTCAGCTATG gACCGTCACGACGGCACCAGCAACGGGACGGCACGGTTGCCCCAGCTGGGCACTGTAGGTCAATCTCCCTACACGAGCGCCCCGCCGCTGTCCCACACCCCTAATGCCGACTTTCAGCCCCCCTACTTCCCCCCGCCCTACCAGCCTATCTACCCCCAGTCGCAAGATCCTTACTCCCACGTCAACGACCCCTACAGCCTGAACCCCCTGCACGCCCAGCCGCAGCCGCAGCATCCGGGCTGGCCCGGccagaggcagagccaggagtcTGGGCTCCTGCACACGCACCGGGGGCTGCCCCACCAGCTGTCGGGCCTGGATCCTCGAAGGGACTACCGGCGGCACGAGGACCTCTTGCACGGCCCACACGGGCTCGGCTCCGGACTCGGAGACCTCCCGATCCACTCCTTACCTCATGCCATCGAGGATGTCCCG CATGTAGAAGACCCGGGTATTAACATCCCAGATCAAACTGTAATTAAGAAAG GCCCCGTGTCCCTGTCCAAGTCCAACAGCAACGCCGTCTCAGCCATCCCTATTAACAAGGACAACCTCTTCGGCGGCGTAGTGAACCCCAACGAAGTCTTCTGTTCAGTTCCGGGTCGCCTCTCGCTCCTCAGCTCCACCTCGAAGTACAAGGTCACGGTGGCGGAAGTGCAGCGGCGCCTCTCACCGCCGGAGTGTCTCAACGCGTCGCTGCTAGGCGGAGTGCTCCGGAG GGCGAAGTCTAAAAATGGAGGAAGATCTTTAAGAGAAAAACTGGACAAAATAGGATTAAATCTGCCAGCAGGGAGACGTAAAGCTGCCAACGTTACCCTGCTTACATCACTAGTGGAGG GAGAAGCCGTCCACCTAGCCAGGGACTTTGGGTACGTGTGTGAAACCGAATTTCCTGCCAAAGCAGTAGCTGAATTTCTCAACCGACAACATTCCGATCCCAATGAGCAAGTGACAAGAAAAAACATGCTCCTGGCTACAAA ACAGATATGCAAAGAGTTCACCGACCTGCTGGCCCAGGACCGATCTCCCCTGGGGAACTCGCGGCCCAACCCCATCCTGGAGCCCGGCATCCAGAGCTGCTTGACTCACTTCAACCTCATCTCCCACGGCTTCGGCAGCCCGGCAGTGTGCGCCGCGGTCACGGCCCTGCAGAACTATCTCACCGAGGCCCTCAAGGCCATGGACAAAATGTACCTCAGCAACAACCCCAACAGCCACACGGACAACAGCGCCAAAAGCAGTGACAAAGAAGAGAAACACAGAAAGTGA